The nucleotide sequence AACCGGAACCCCGCCGATCATTCCGAGATCGTCGGCTGCTTCCAGGACAGCTCGCGAGAAGACGTCGACCAGGCCGTCGCCGCCGCCCGCGAGGCCTATCGGAAGTGGCGTCTGACGCCGGCTCCCAAGCGCGCCGAATACGTCTACAAAGTCGGGGAGATCCTGGTTCGCCGCAAAGAAGAGTACGCGCGCGAGATGACGCGTGAGATGGGCAAGATTCTCAAGGAGACCCGCGGCGACGTGCAGGAGGGGATCGACATCTCGTACTACACGGCGGGCGAAGGGCGTCGCATGTTCGGCCGGACGGTTCCTTCGGAGCTGCCGAACAAGTACGCCATGTCCTTACGCATGCCGGTGGGAATCTGCTCGCTGATCACGCCGTGGAATTTCCCGATGGCGATCCCATCGTGGAAGCTGATGCCCGCCCTGGTCTGCGGGAACACGGTGGTCCTGAAGCCCGCCTCCGACACGCCGCTGAGCGCCTATCACCTCGTCAAGGTCTGCCAGGAAGCGGGGATTCCGCGCGGCGTCGTGAATCTCGTCACCGGATCGGGGCGCAACGTCGGCACGCCGCTTCTCGAGCATCCGCACGTCGATCTCGTGTCGTTCACCGGATCCACGGAAACCGGGGGCCAGGTCGGCGAGACCGCCGCCCGTCTGTTCAAGCGATGCTCCCTGGAGATGGGAGGGAAGAACGCGATCATCGTCATGGACGATGCGCGTCTCGATCTGGCGCTGGACGGGGTGCTCTGGGGCGCGTTCGGCACGGCGGGGCAGCGGTGCACCGCCACGAGCCGGGTGGTCGTCCACAAGAAGGTCTATGACGAGTTCATGGAGAAGCTCGTCGAGCGGGCGAAGAATCTGAAAGTCGGGGACGGCCTCGACGAGACCGTGGAGATGGGGCCGGTCATCAACGAGGCCGCGGTCAAGAAGATCACCGACTACGTCCAGATCGGAAGAGACGAAGGGGCCACCCTGACGTGCGGCGGCGTGCGTCTCACCAAGGCGGAGCTGGGGCGCGGGTTTTTCTTCTCGCCGACCATCTTCGGCGACGTCAACCCCGGAATGCGCCTGGCCCAGGAGGAGATATTCGGCCCCATCCTTTCGGTGATTCCCTGCGACGGTCTCGATCAGGCGATCGAGATCGTCAACGGCGTCAAGTACGGCTTGTCGTCGGCCATCTACACACAGGACGTGAACCGGGCCTTCGTGGCGATGCGGGATCTCTTCACGGGGATCTTCTACGTCAATTCCTCCACGATCGGCGCCGAAGTCCAGCTGCCCTTCGGAGGCACGAAGCAGACCGGCAACGGCCATCGGGAGGCGGCGGACACGGCGCTGGACATCTTTTCGGAGTGGAAGGCCGTCTACGTCGATTTCAGCGGCAAGCTGCAGAAAGCGCAAATCGACAGCTGATTCGCGGACCGGGGTTTTCCTCCCTCGAGCGTGGGGCCTCGATGATTCTCGGCGTTCCGAAGGAAGTCAAAGACAAGGAATTCCGCGTCAGCATGGTTCCGGCCGGCGTCAAGAGCCTCACCGACTCCGGTCATCCGGTTTTGATCCAGAAGTCGGCGGGTCTCGGGAGCGGCATCTCGGACGAGGAGTATGCGGCCGCGGGGGGCACGCTGGTCGACGACGCCGAGTCGGTCTTCGCGCGCTCCGAGATGATCGTCAAGGTCAAGGAGCCGCAGCCCGCCGAGATCGCGCGGCTGCGGCGCGGTCAGATCCTCTTCACCTATCTTCACCTCGCTCCCGACCGGGCCCAGACTTTGGGCCTGCTGCAGGCCGGGGTCACGGCGCTCGCCTACGAGACGATCGAAGAGGCGGACGGATCCCTTCCGCTGCTCACGCCGATGAGCGAGGTGGCCGGCCGGATGTCGATCCAGGTCGGAACCCACTATCTCCAGCGCACGCAGGGAGGCCTCGGGATCCTGCTGGGAGGCGTCCCGGGCGTCCTTCCGGGGCAGGTCGTCATCATCGGCGGCGGCACGGTGGGCACCAACGCCGCGAAGCTGGCGCTAGGCCTCGGAGCCCGCGTCACGGTCCTCGAGCGCTCCGCCGACCGGATGCGCTATCTCGACGACATCTTCGGGGGGCGGGTCGAGACGTTGATGTCGAATTCCTACTACCTCGCCGAGTCGGTGGCCCGCGCCGACCTGCTGATCGGGGCGGTGCTCATCGCCGGCGCCTCCGCTCCGAAGCTCGTGAAACGCTCCATGGTCGCGACGATGAAGCGGGGCGCGGTGATCGTCGACGTGGCGGTCGATCAGGGGGGATGCATCGAGACGACCCATCCCACCACCCACAGCGAGCCGATCTTCGAGATCGACGGCGTCGTTCACTATTGCGTCGCCAACATGCCGGGCGCCGTGCCCCGGACCTCGACCTACGCGCTCACCAACGTGACCCTTCCCTATATCTTCCGGGTAGCCCAGCACGGTCTCAAGGAAGCCCTTCGCAACGACTCGGCCCTGGCCCTCGGCCTGAACGTTCACGAAGGAAGGGTCGTGCACCCGGCGGTCGCCGAATCGCAGGGACTGCCCAGCGTGGCGCGCGAGACGATCCTGGCATGACCCAGCCCGCCCCGTCCTGGCGCTTGCTGATCGATTCGCCGCAGGACGGCTTCCGCAACATGGCTCTCGACGAAGCGCTCCTCGAGACCTGCCGGCAGGGAGCCTACCCTCCGGGCGCCTTTCCCGCGCTCCGCCTCTACGGATGGAGCGTCCCGACTCTTTCGCTGGGCCGGTTCCAGGACTCTCTCCGAGCCGTGGATCAGGGTTTCTGCCGGGAGCACGACATTCCCCTCGTCCGCCGTCCCACCGGCGGCGCGGCGGTGCTCCACGATCGCGAGGTGACGTATTGCCTGGTCGGGCCGACTCAAGAGCCTCCCTTCGCCGGGTCGCTCCTGGAATCGTACCGATTGATCGCCGCGGGCATCGCCTCGGCGCTCAGGCTTCTTGGGATCGAGCCCGATCCTCAGGTCCCCGCCCCCGCTCTTCCACGCCATCTCCGGCAGGACCAGTGTTTCGCGCGCGCCTCCAGCTATGAGATCACGATCGGGGGCCGCAAGGTCGTCGGATCGGCCCAGGTGCGGCGCAAAGGAGCTTCACTGCAGCACGGCTCCCTGCTCCTCGACGCCAACGAGGATCTGTTCGACGAGGCGACCGGGGGGCAGCGGGGGGAGCGGCGAGGCTGGACCACGCTGGGGATTCTCGCCGGCCGGCGAGTCGGGTTCGAGGAGGCGGCCCTGTCGCTGGCCCGGGGATTGGGCGAGTCTTTCGGGGTGCGCTGGGAGATCTCGGAGGCGACGGGCGGCGAGGAGCGCCTGGCGGAAAAGCTCCGGGCGCGGAAGTACCTCAACGCCCACTGGACGGCGCGCGGGATCTCGGCCTTCAGTCGTATTTGATCAGGATCAAGGTCGCCTCCCGCCCGTCCTTCCCGACGCGGGGCGGTCCGGTCGTTCCGGAAGCGCTCTCCTCACCCGCTTCGGGCCCTTCGGGTTTCCCTTCCAGGGCCTCGGTCAGCTCGCGCAAGTCCCGGCGTCCGATGTCCAGGGGGATGATCCGCTCGCCGCCCTCCTGACGCAAGACGAGGGACCTCTGGTCCTCCGACAACGACAGCTCTCCGCTGCCCTGCTGCAACAGGCGGCGCAGCCCGTCGGCGTCGATCCGGAGCTCCTGCCGGCGGTTGAATTGATAGCGCTGCAGGTAATAAGGAAGGGAGATGCGGAAGTGCTCCGCCTCGGAGCATTGCGCCGTGGGCTCCGTGCCGCGCAGGAACGCCTCCAGGATGATCGGCTGGCAGTCGGTCTCGACGCTCGCCTTCAATCCCGTCTTCCGGTCGACGGGGACGAAGCTGATGCTGGAGGGCCGCGCGAATTTCTCCACGGGACGGCCCTTCAGGGCGTTCTGCATGAAATCGATCCAGATCGGAAGCGCCACGTGGGCGCCGGTCTCGTCCACCCCGAGGCTCTTGCGTTGATCGAAGCCCACCCAGACTCCGACCGCCAGGCTGGGCGTGAACCCCACGAACCAGGCGTCGGCCAGATCGTCGGTCGTTCCGGTCTTCCCGCCGATGGGCCGGTTCAGCACCCGGGCGGCCGATCCCGTCCCCGTCTCGGTGACCCCTTCCAGGGCGTAGGCCATGAGGTAGGCGATGTCGGGCTTCAGCACTTCCTGAACTTGCGGGTGGGCTTCCTCGCGCTGCTTTCCTTCGCGATCCATGACCTTGCGGATCATGTGGGGCTCGACCCGGATTCCCTGATTCGGCAGAACCGAATAGGCGGACACGATGTCCCAAAGCGAGACTTCGGAGGCCCCCAGGGCGAGCGACGGATACGGGCTGAGGTGGCTGCTGATCCCCATCTTGGCGGCGAGGTCGATGGTCTTCCGGTAGCCGACCTGGTTGATTAGCTTGACCGAGACGATGTTCCGGCTCTCTTCCAGGGCGGTCCGCAGGGTCATCGCGCCGTAATACTGGCGCGTGTAGTTCTCCGGCTGATACTCGACGTTGGTCCGGCTGTCGAGGAAAACGGTCGGCTCGTCGAACAGGCTGTCGGCCAGGGTGTAGCCGCTGTCCAGGGCCGTGAGATAGACGAACGGCTTGAACGCCGAGCCCGGCTGCCGCAGCGATTGAATCGCCCGGTCGAACTCGCTGCGCTCGAAATCGTAGCCGCCCACGAGTGCCTTGACTTCGCCCGTGGCCGGCTCCAGGGCGACCAGCGCCCCCTCGACCAGAGGATCCTGATCCAGGGTCACCAGGAGACGCTTGTTCACCCGATCGACCTGCTCCACGGCGAAGAGCGTGACGTCGCCCGGATGGAGGATCGACGCCGGGGAAGCGGCCCGGGTCCACTTGATCTGCTCGGGGCCGAGCGCGGCCTGGTACTCTCCGAAACGGACGGTGGCCGTCTTTCGATCCACGCGCGTCACCAGCCCGTGAATCAGCGAGCCGGGGCCCGGCTGCCGGACCCAATCGGGATGCTTGTAGGTTTCCTCGGTGGCGTTCTTGTCGCGGTAGACGTTGTCGCGGATCGGACGGAAGCCCTGCCGCTTGTCGACCGCGCGCAGTCCCCGGCTGATCGCCTCGTTGGCCGCTTTCTGGAGGACGGGATCGAGCGTCGTGTAGACTTCCAGCCCCTCCTGATACAGGGTCGACTCGCCGTAGACTCGATCCAGATAGCGGCGCACCTCCTCGACGAAATAAGGCGCCATCTCGCTGTCTTCACGGGGCTGGATGGGCTCGAACGTCTCCTTCTTGGCCGCGTCGGCCTGCTCCCGGGTCAGGTAGCGCTCCTCGACCATCCGGTCGAGCACCCGGTTGCGGCGCGCCAGCGCCAGCTTGCGGTTGCGCAGGGGCGAGTAGGCCTCGGGACGCTGCACCATGCCGGCCAGGAGAGCCGACTCCGACAGGGTCATCTCGCGGGCCGGCTTGCCGAAATAGAAGCGCGAGGCGGTCTCGACGCCGTAACGCCCGTGAGCGAGATAGATCTGATTGCAGTAGTAGACCAGGATCTCCTGCTTTGTGTACGCCTTCTCGATCTGCATCGCCAGGATCGCTTCCTGAATCTTCCGGCGGAACGTCTTGTCCGGCTTCAGGAAGAGCATCTTGGCGAGCTGCTGCGTCAAGGTGCTGCCCCCCTCCTTCTTCTTCAGGTGCGTGACGTCGGTGAACAGCGCCCGGGCGGTTCCCCACGGGTCGACCCCGAAGTGGCGATAGAAGCGGGTGTCCTCGGTGGCGATGATGGCCTCGATGAATTGGCGCGGAATCCCCTTGAGGTCGACCAGGATCCGCTTCTCCCCGCCGAACTGATAGGCGGGGGAGCCGTCATCGGCGTAGAGGACCGTGACGACGGGCGGCTTCCAGTTCTCCAGCCGGGTCACTTCCGGAATGTCGGTCGTCAGCAGGTAACCGGCGGCGGCGCCGGTTGCGCCGGCCAGGAGAAAGATGCCGATGACGATCAGGAGGCGTCGCGAAGGGAGTTTTCGGCGGGGCGGCGGCTGCCCAATTCCTTTACCTTCAGTGTTTTCCTCTGCTATCATCGACGGGAGTATAACACAGCGCCCAGGCGAGACAACTCGAGTCAGCCTCCTCCGGAGAGAGAGCATGGGGGACCGTAAGGAGCCTGCCCCGCAAGCCGTTCCGCGCACCCCTCCGCCAGGGGAGAAAGACGCCGCGGCCCCCCTCGACGCGCCCAGGCCGGCCTCCCCGGAGCCGGGCGGACGTTTTCGGCTGGTGTCGGACTACGAGCCGCGCGGCGATCAGCCCGAGGCGATCGAGAAACTGCTCGGCTCGATTCGCTCGGGACGAAATCACCAGGTCCTCCTGGGGGTCACCGGCTCCGGAAAGACGTTCACCATGGCACAGATCGTCGCGGCCTTGAATCGCCCCACGCTCGTCTTCTCGCACAACAAGACCCTGGCGGCGCAGCTCTACCAGGAGTTCAAGCGCTTCTTTCCGGACAATGCGGTGGAGTATTTCGTCTCCTACTACGACTACTACCAGCCCGAGGCCTACGTTCCCCAGACCGACACGTACATCGAGAAGGAATCAACCATCAACGACGAGATCGACCGGCTGCGCCATTCGGCCACCCGCTCCCTCTTCGAGCGCCGGGACGTCGTCATCGTCGCCTCGGTCTCCTGCATCTACGGGCTGGGCTCCCCCGAGGCCTATCACGGAATGATGGTCTTTCTGGAGGAAGGGTCCGATCTCGACCGCGACGCGATGCTGCGCAAGCTCGTCGAGATCCAATACGAGCGGAAGCAGTTCGATCTCGAGCGGGGCGGATTCCGGGTGCGCGGCGACGTCGTGGAGATTTTTCCGGGATACGAGGAGTTCGCCGTCCGCGTCGAGTTCTTCGGGGACACGGTGGAAGCGTTGCACGCGATCGATCCGATCCGCGGCAAGCCGCTCCGCCGGCTCGGGAGGATCCCGATCTATCCCAACTCGCACTACGTGACTCCCCGGGATCGTCTGGAGAAGGCAGTCGAGACCATCAAGACGGAGCTGGCCGAGCGTCTGGCGGACCTGGAAAGCCGCCACAAGCTTTTGGAGGCGCAGCGCCTCCATCAGCGGACCATGTTCGATCTGGAGATGATCCAGGAGATCGGGTACTGCCAGGGGATCGAGAACTATTCGAGGCATCTCACCGGGCGGAGGCCGGGGGAGCCCCCGCCGACGCTGCTCGACTATCTGCCCAAGGACGCGCTGCTCATCATCGACGAGAGCCACGTCACGATTCCCCAGATCAAGGGGATGTTCCGGGGGGACCGGTCGCGGAAGGAGACCCTGGTGGAATACGGCTTCCGCCTTCCGTCCGCCGTGGACAACCGGCCGCTGACTTTCGACGAATTCCGGCAGCGGGTCGGCCAGATCCTGTACGTCTCGGCGACGCCCGGGCCGTACGAGCTCGAGCAGTCCGGGGGCGAGGTCGTGGAGCAGGTGCTCCGTCCGACCGGCCTGATCGATCCCGAAATCGTCGTCCGGCCGATCCGGAATCAAGTGGACGACCTGCTCGCCGAGATTCGCGAGAGGGTGGCGCTGGGCGATCGGACCCTGGTGACCACCCTGACGAAGCGGATGGCGGAGGAGCTGACCCAGTATTATCGGGACGTCGGCGTCAAGGTCGAATACCTCCACTCCGACGTGGCGACCCTGGAGCGCGTCGGGATCCTGCGGCGCCTGCGGAAAGGCGAGTTCGACGTCCTGGTCGGCGTCAACCTCCTCCGGGAGGGGCTGGATCTCCCCGAAGTCTCCCTCGTCGGCGTGCTCGACGCCGACAAGGAAGGGTACCTGCGCTCGGCGGGGGCGCTGATCCAGACGGCCGGGCGGGCCGCCCGGAACGTCAGGGGGCGCGTGATCTTCTACGCCGATCGAATGACCGACTCGATGGCGCGCGCCATCCATGAGACGGGACGCCGCCGCGAGCTGCAAAAAGCCTACAATGAAGAGCACGGGATCACGCCCGAATCGATCGTCAAGTCGCTCGACGAGGTCCTCGGAAGCGTCTACGAGGCCGACTATCTCAAAATCGACGTCGAGGTCGGAGAGGACGAGATCCCCTACGCCAGCCGCTCCGAGCTGGAGCGCGAGATCCTCGCCCTGAGGGCGGAAATGAAGAAGGCGGCCGCCAACCTCGAGTTCGAGCGCGCCGCGGAGCTGCGGGATCGGATCCGGTTCCTGGAGAAGATCGACCTCAGCGCCTGAGTCGGGAAGACATCGATGGACATTCATCTGACGCCGGAAGCCCGGGAGCTTCTCCTGGAGGACAAGCTCTCCGAGCTTCCCGACGCCCCCGGGGTCTACCTCTATAAGGACGGCCGCGGCCGCGTTCTCTACGTCGGCAAGGCGGCCTCGCTGCGGAGCCGGGTCCGCTCCTACTTCCAGAAGAGCGCCCAGCACCCGCCCAAGACCCTCGCCCTGGTCGCCGAGATCCGGGATCTCGAGCTGATTCTCACCGCCAGCGGCACGGAAGCCCTGATCCTCGAGAACAACCTCATCAAGAGGGAGCGGCCCCGTTACAACGTCCTCATGCGGGACGACAAGAACTTCCCCTATCTCAAGATGACTTTCGGGGATCCCTTTCCGCGGGTCGTCCTGGTGCGACGGGCGAAGCTGGACGGCAGCCTGTACTTCGGCCCTTTCCTTCCGGCGAGCGGAGCGCGCAAGGCGCTCCGCATGGTGGCGCGCTTCTTCCGGGTCGCCATCTGTCACGAGAGGCTCGACGGGAGCCGGCCGCGTCCCTGCCTCTACTACCAGCTCAATCAATGCACGGGGCCCTGCGCGGGGCTGGTCGCCCAAGAGGATTATCGGCAGCAGGTCCAGGAAGCCCGGATGTTCCTTGAAGGCAGGAACCGCGAGCTGCTCGGCCGTCTCAAGGAGCGCATGCAGGAAGCGTCGCGCCAGGAGCAGTTCGAGACGGCGGCTCACTATCGCGATCTGCTGCATTCGATCGAGGGGCTCGCGGTCCGCCAGCGCTTCAGCTCGGTGGGACTCGAGGATCAGGACTATTTCGCCCACCATCGGGAAGGGGACCAGGCGGCGCTGCAGATCTTCCAGATGCGCCACGGAGTCGTCGCGTCGCGCCGGGAATTCACCTTCGAGAAGGCCTCCGAGCCCGAGGACGAGCTCACCGCCGCCTACCTCCAGC is from Candidatus Polarisedimenticolia bacterium and encodes:
- a CDS encoding aldehyde dehydrogenase family protein, whose protein sequence is MAEAKTYRNFINGEWVASSSGKVFENRNPADHSEIVGCFQDSSREDVDQAVAAAREAYRKWRLTPAPKRAEYVYKVGEILVRRKEEYAREMTREMGKILKETRGDVQEGIDISYYTAGEGRRMFGRTVPSELPNKYAMSLRMPVGICSLITPWNFPMAIPSWKLMPALVCGNTVVLKPASDTPLSAYHLVKVCQEAGIPRGVVNLVTGSGRNVGTPLLEHPHVDLVSFTGSTETGGQVGETAARLFKRCSLEMGGKNAIIVMDDARLDLALDGVLWGAFGTAGQRCTATSRVVVHKKVYDEFMEKLVERAKNLKVGDGLDETVEMGPVINEAAVKKITDYVQIGRDEGATLTCGGVRLTKAELGRGFFFSPTIFGDVNPGMRLAQEEIFGPILSVIPCDGLDQAIEIVNGVKYGLSSAIYTQDVNRAFVAMRDLFTGIFYVNSSTIGAEVQLPFGGTKQTGNGHREAADTALDIFSEWKAVYVDFSGKLQKAQIDS
- the ald gene encoding alanine dehydrogenase yields the protein MILGVPKEVKDKEFRVSMVPAGVKSLTDSGHPVLIQKSAGLGSGISDEEYAAAGGTLVDDAESVFARSEMIVKVKEPQPAEIARLRRGQILFTYLHLAPDRAQTLGLLQAGVTALAYETIEEADGSLPLLTPMSEVAGRMSIQVGTHYLQRTQGGLGILLGGVPGVLPGQVVIIGGGTVGTNAAKLALGLGARVTVLERSADRMRYLDDIFGGRVETLMSNSYYLAESVARADLLIGAVLIAGASAPKLVKRSMVATMKRGAVIVDVAVDQGGCIETTHPTTHSEPIFEIDGVVHYCVANMPGAVPRTSTYALTNVTLPYIFRVAQHGLKEALRNDSALALGLNVHEGRVVHPAVAESQGLPSVARETILA
- a CDS encoding lipoate--protein ligase family protein, whose translation is MTQPAPSWRLLIDSPQDGFRNMALDEALLETCRQGAYPPGAFPALRLYGWSVPTLSLGRFQDSLRAVDQGFCREHDIPLVRRPTGGAAVLHDREVTYCLVGPTQEPPFAGSLLESYRLIAAGIASALRLLGIEPDPQVPAPALPRHLRQDQCFARASSYEITIGGRKVVGSAQVRRKGASLQHGSLLLDANEDLFDEATGGQRGERRGWTTLGILAGRRVGFEEAALSLARGLGESFGVRWEISEATGGEERLAEKLRARKYLNAHWTARGISAFSRI
- a CDS encoding PBP1A family penicillin-binding protein is translated as MIAEENTEGKGIGQPPPRRKLPSRRLLIVIGIFLLAGATGAAAGYLLTTDIPEVTRLENWKPPVVTVLYADDGSPAYQFGGEKRILVDLKGIPRQFIEAIIATEDTRFYRHFGVDPWGTARALFTDVTHLKKKEGGSTLTQQLAKMLFLKPDKTFRRKIQEAILAMQIEKAYTKQEILVYYCNQIYLAHGRYGVETASRFYFGKPAREMTLSESALLAGMVQRPEAYSPLRNRKLALARRNRVLDRMVEERYLTREQADAAKKETFEPIQPREDSEMAPYFVEEVRRYLDRVYGESTLYQEGLEVYTTLDPVLQKAANEAISRGLRAVDKRQGFRPIRDNVYRDKNATEETYKHPDWVRQPGPGSLIHGLVTRVDRKTATVRFGEYQAALGPEQIKWTRAASPASILHPGDVTLFAVEQVDRVNKRLLVTLDQDPLVEGALVALEPATGEVKALVGGYDFERSEFDRAIQSLRQPGSAFKPFVYLTALDSGYTLADSLFDEPTVFLDSRTNVEYQPENYTRQYYGAMTLRTALEESRNIVSVKLINQVGYRKTIDLAAKMGISSHLSPYPSLALGASEVSLWDIVSAYSVLPNQGIRVEPHMIRKVMDREGKQREEAHPQVQEVLKPDIAYLMAYALEGVTETGTGSAARVLNRPIGGKTGTTDDLADAWFVGFTPSLAVGVWVGFDQRKSLGVDETGAHVALPIWIDFMQNALKGRPVEKFARPSSISFVPVDRKTGLKASVETDCQPIILEAFLRGTEPTAQCSEAEHFRISLPYYLQRYQFNRRQELRIDADGLRRLLQQGSGELSLSEDQRSLVLRQEGGERIIPLDIGRRDLRELTEALEGKPEGPEAGEESASGTTGPPRVGKDGREATLILIKYD
- the uvrB gene encoding excinuclease ABC subunit UvrB, with the protein product MGDRKEPAPQAVPRTPPPGEKDAAAPLDAPRPASPEPGGRFRLVSDYEPRGDQPEAIEKLLGSIRSGRNHQVLLGVTGSGKTFTMAQIVAALNRPTLVFSHNKTLAAQLYQEFKRFFPDNAVEYFVSYYDYYQPEAYVPQTDTYIEKESTINDEIDRLRHSATRSLFERRDVVIVASVSCIYGLGSPEAYHGMMVFLEEGSDLDRDAMLRKLVEIQYERKQFDLERGGFRVRGDVVEIFPGYEEFAVRVEFFGDTVEALHAIDPIRGKPLRRLGRIPIYPNSHYVTPRDRLEKAVETIKTELAERLADLESRHKLLEAQRLHQRTMFDLEMIQEIGYCQGIENYSRHLTGRRPGEPPPTLLDYLPKDALLIIDESHVTIPQIKGMFRGDRSRKETLVEYGFRLPSAVDNRPLTFDEFRQRVGQILYVSATPGPYELEQSGGEVVEQVLRPTGLIDPEIVVRPIRNQVDDLLAEIRERVALGDRTLVTTLTKRMAEELTQYYRDVGVKVEYLHSDVATLERVGILRRLRKGEFDVLVGVNLLREGLDLPEVSLVGVLDADKEGYLRSAGALIQTAGRAARNVRGRVIFYADRMTDSMARAIHETGRRRELQKAYNEEHGITPESIVKSLDEVLGSVYEADYLKIDVEVGEDEIPYASRSELEREILALRAEMKKAAANLEFERAAELRDRIRFLEKIDLSA